A window of Littorina saxatilis isolate snail1 linkage group LG7, US_GU_Lsax_2.0, whole genome shotgun sequence contains these coding sequences:
- the LOC138971432 gene encoding uncharacterized protein: MSTSSLMTLLAALLTFTFSTTAAPVTLLSTHWPGRATDTQQLRPIHNPRTSVLSAPPSMVSQLVVPGSLNLQQSDQPIVHWPAKVSTGLTIFFPASSQLDSSSRQRLLEEVRDSLVDIMASQSPQKTAPQRKRNGQSASPLCHMLGFPMSAGCPQENTAWNRLQTRSGTSSSNNQSSNQRNNNWPSMYLLGGAIGR; encoded by the coding sequence ATGTCTACCTCATCACTGATGACGCTGCTAGCAGCCCTGCTGACCTTCACCTTCTCTACCACCGCTGCCCCGGTCACTCTGCTGTCCACTCACTGGCCAGGGCGGGCCACGGACACGCAGCAACTCCGCCCCATCCACAACCCCCGCACGTCCGTCCTCAGCGCTCCCCCCAGCATGGTGTCGCAGCTGGTCGTCCCCGGCAGCTTGAACCTGCAGCAGTCGGACCAGCCTATCGTGCATTGGCCCGCCAAGGTTTCCACTGGCCTCACTATCTTCTTCCCGGCCAGTTCTCAGCTGGACAGCAGCAGCAGGCAGCGACTTCTGGAGGAAGTCCGGGACAGTCTGGTAGACATCATGGCGTCGCAGTCCCCTCAAAAGACAGCTCCTCAGAGGAAGAGGAACGGGCAGTCCGCGTCCCCGTTATGCCATATGCTCGGCTTCCCCATGAGCGCAGGATGTCCGCAGGAGAACACCGCTTGGAACAGGCTGCAAACCCGATCCGGAACCTCGTCCTCCAACAACCAGTCGTCCAATCAGCGCAATAATAACTGGCCTTCCATGTACCTGTTGGGCGGTGCCATTGGACGATAA